A single genomic interval of Spinacia oleracea cultivar Varoflay chromosome 6, BTI_SOV_V1, whole genome shotgun sequence harbors:
- the LOC110778353 gene encoding ATP-dependent DNA helicase Q-like SIM, giving the protein MEALGAWFSQQDCLVLAATWSGKSLCFQLPALLTRKVVVVISPLISLMHDQCLKLSKHGISACFLGSGQPDNTVEKKAMNGMYSVVYVCLETLLSFHCLMRCIMHTNKSTSEACGEPWNSFICHR; this is encoded by the exons ATGGAAGCTCTTGGTGCTTGGTTTTCTCAGCAAGACTGTCTTGTTCTTGCAGCAACATGGTCTG GGAAATCTCTGTGCTTTCAGCTACCTGCGCTTTTGACAAGGAAGGTCGTGGTCGTGATTTCTCCATTGATAAGCTTGATGCATGACCAGTGCTTAAAGCTATCAAAACATGGCATCTCTGCATGTTTCCTTGGATCAGGACAACCAGATAACACCGTTGAGAAGAAAGCAATGAACGGCATGTATTCCGTTGTATACGTTTGCCTCGAAACACTGCTTAG CTTTCACTGTCTGATGAGGTGTATAATGCATACTAATAAGTCCACTTCAGAGGCTTGCGGAGAACCGTGGAATAGCTTTATTTGCCATCGATGA